From the genome of Winogradskyella forsetii, one region includes:
- a CDS encoding FecR family protein: protein MEEDDLLKKWLNNNLTNAEEKVFSERNDYALHQDIIDKAQYFKASHFSKVDDFKTFKKAYENTPTVNRLHWIKPLLRVASILIIGVAVYFTVFNSDKVETQTLASEQATIRLPDLSSVTLNADSKIVYDKDIWAKKRQLNLEGEAYFKVTKGQTFSVITNNGIVTVVGTEFNVKSRTNYFEVTCYEGKVSVTSDTIKRQLTAGETYRILNRTFTETQTTASQPIWTNNRSAFKAIPLQHVIEELERQYIVEVTFKNANNTRLFTGAFVHNDLENALISITKPMNLTFKISTPNQVLIYGETN, encoded by the coding sequence ATGGAAGAAGACGATTTATTAAAAAAATGGTTGAACAACAACCTCACAAATGCTGAAGAAAAAGTATTTAGTGAGCGCAACGACTATGCCTTACATCAAGACATAATTGATAAAGCGCAATATTTTAAAGCGTCTCATTTTTCTAAAGTTGATGATTTTAAAACCTTTAAAAAAGCCTACGAAAATACACCAACAGTAAACCGTTTACATTGGATAAAACCACTGCTTCGTGTTGCCAGTATTTTGATTATAGGTGTTGCTGTCTATTTTACAGTTTTCAATTCAGATAAAGTAGAAACTCAAACTTTAGCTAGTGAACAAGCTACTATAAGATTACCAGATTTATCTTCCGTGACTTTAAATGCAGATTCTAAAATTGTCTATGATAAGGACATTTGGGCTAAAAAGCGACAATTAAACCTTGAAGGCGAAGCTTATTTTAAAGTCACTAAAGGACAAACGTTCAGTGTGATTACGAACAATGGTATAGTAACCGTAGTTGGTACGGAATTCAATGTAAAATCCAGAACTAATTATTTTGAAGTCACCTGTTATGAAGGTAAGGTCAGCGTAACGTCAGATACTATAAAAAGGCAATTGACAGCTGGAGAAACGTATCGTATTTTAAACCGTACTTTTACTGAAACTCAAACAACAGCGTCTCAACCCATTTGGACCAATAATAGAAGTGCGTTCAAAGCTATTCCGCTCCAACATGTTATTGAAGAGTTAGAACGTCAGTATATCGTTGAGGTCACTTTTAAAAACGCAAATAATACCAGATTGTTTACAGGAGCATTTGTTCACAATGACCTTGAAAATGCCCTAATATCTATCACTAAACCTATGAATTTAACCTTTAAAATTAGTACACCCAACCAAGTTCTAATTTATGGCGAAACCAACTAA
- a CDS encoding TonB-dependent receptor plug domain-containing protein has translation MAKPTKRYILILFLSLFFVHETKAQHTNEKSPLIEILKTLETQFNIQFNYAEDVISEVKIIPPPKRLDLNEVLFYLEEKTDFVYSITIDKMILVVAKNSNEKLQKLSEVMVSGYIVNGINKLKNGAFEIDISDFDILPGLIDTDVLQAVQAFPGIQSSNETVSNINIRGGTHDQNLILWDDIKMYQSGHFFGLISMFNPQITQRVTLTKNGSGTEFTDGVSGTIAMQTDSEVNKNFNGSLGINFIDANGFADVPIGDKSSLQVAARKSISDFTETPTYTNFFERISQDTEVENNDMNIINSDKTFDFYDVSLRWLYKINANEKLRVNFINVANQLVFNENMVVNSDENSRKSSLTQNSIAGAVSYSKIWNRKWQTALEVYETDYQLKSVNANILEEQRFLQENKVSETSIKLKVDYKLSDVLKWRNGYHFVETQITNLDDVDQPIFRNLVSKVLRTHGAFSQLSYQSKDRNTNLNAGLRYNYMGKFNKHLLEPRLSVSHQFMEHFSVEVLGEFKHQNTSQIINFQNDFLGVEKRRWQLSNDSDIPVIKSRQISAGVSFNKNSWLVSAEGYYKNVKGITTQSQGFQNQYEFIKTAGNYEVQGIDFIVRKQFNQFNSWLSYAYMNSDYTFQSLPENTFPSNFDITHAIAFGTNYSSNHLKVSAGLNWNSGRPKTIPVAGNEIIDNTINYEATNSSQIEDYLRVDISALYDFKLSKTTTANFGIAIWNLLDKENIINSFYRFNNGVVEEINQRSLGRTPNLTFRVKF, from the coding sequence ATGGCGAAACCAACTAAACGGTACATTTTAATCCTATTTTTAAGTCTTTTTTTCGTTCATGAAACGAAGGCACAGCATACCAACGAAAAATCACCACTCATTGAAATCCTAAAAACCTTAGAAACACAATTTAATATTCAATTTAATTATGCAGAAGATGTGATTTCTGAGGTAAAGATTATTCCACCACCAAAACGTTTAGATCTAAACGAGGTTTTATTTTATTTAGAAGAAAAAACAGATTTCGTTTACAGCATAACCATTGACAAAATGATTTTAGTGGTGGCTAAAAATTCAAATGAAAAACTTCAAAAATTATCTGAAGTCATGGTTTCTGGTTATATCGTAAACGGCATCAATAAGTTGAAAAATGGTGCTTTTGAGATTGATATTTCCGATTTCGATATCCTTCCAGGTTTAATAGATACAGATGTCTTGCAAGCCGTACAGGCTTTTCCAGGTATTCAAAGTAGCAACGAAACCGTGTCGAATATTAATATAAGAGGTGGTACGCATGATCAAAATTTAATACTTTGGGATGACATTAAAATGTACCAATCTGGTCATTTTTTCGGATTGATTTCCATGTTCAATCCGCAGATTACACAACGTGTCACCTTAACAAAAAATGGTTCTGGCACTGAGTTTACCGATGGTGTTTCAGGTACTATTGCCATGCAAACCGATAGTGAAGTGAATAAAAATTTTAACGGCAGTTTAGGCATTAATTTTATAGATGCCAATGGGTTTGCTGATGTGCCCATTGGCGACAAATCATCACTTCAGGTAGCCGCACGTAAATCGATTAGTGATTTCACGGAAACACCAACGTACACTAATTTTTTCGAACGTATTTCACAAGATACTGAAGTTGAAAATAATGATATGAACATTATAAATTCAGACAAAACATTCGATTTTTATGATGTCTCTTTACGTTGGCTTTATAAGATTAATGCCAATGAAAAACTACGCGTAAACTTTATCAATGTTGCCAACCAATTGGTGTTCAATGAAAATATGGTTGTTAATTCGGACGAAAATTCGAGGAAAAGCAGTTTAACTCAAAATAGTATAGCAGGAGCTGTTTCATATTCAAAAATCTGGAATAGAAAATGGCAAACCGCTTTAGAAGTCTATGAAACAGACTACCAACTAAAATCCGTAAATGCGAATATTTTAGAAGAGCAACGTTTTCTTCAAGAAAATAAAGTGTCTGAAACCAGTATCAAATTAAAAGTAGACTATAAGCTTAGTGATGTTTTAAAATGGAGAAACGGTTATCATTTTGTTGAAACCCAGATCACTAACTTAGATGATGTTGATCAGCCGATTTTTAGAAATTTAGTGTCCAAAGTTTTAAGAACGCATGGTGCTTTCTCACAGCTTTCCTACCAATCAAAAGATAGAAATACCAATTTAAATGCAGGTTTAAGGTATAATTATATGGGGAAGTTTAATAAGCATTTGTTGGAACCGAGATTAAGTGTTTCGCATCAATTCATGGAACATTTTTCTGTTGAAGTGTTAGGGGAATTTAAACACCAGAACACCTCACAAATCATAAATTTCCAAAATGATTTTTTGGGCGTGGAAAAACGACGTTGGCAATTATCAAATGACAGCGATATTCCTGTTATAAAGAGCAGGCAAATTTCAGCAGGAGTTTCGTTTAATAAAAACAGTTGGTTGGTCAGTGCAGAAGGCTACTATAAAAACGTAAAAGGCATCACAACCCAAAGTCAAGGATTTCAAAACCAATATGAATTTATTAAAACTGCTGGCAATTATGAGGTTCAAGGCATTGATTTTATTGTTCGCAAACAGTTTAATCAATTCAATTCATGGTTGAGTTACGCCTATATGAACAGCGATTATACATTTCAGTCCTTACCCGAAAACACATTTCCTAGTAATTTTGATATCACACATGCTATTGCTTTTGGCACGAATTACAGCTCAAACCACCTTAAAGTTTCGGCAGGTTTGAATTGGAATTCCGGACGTCCAAAAACTATTCCTGTGGCTGGAAATGAAATTATTGATAACACTATTAATTATGAAGCTACCAATTCTAGTCAAATAGAAGACTACTTAAGGGTCGATATTTCGGCATTATATGATTTCAAATTGAGTAAAACGACAACGGCTAATTTCGGGATCGCTATTTGGAATCTTTTGGATAAAGAGAATATTATTAATTCATTTTATAGATTTAATAATGGTGTTGTAGAAGAAATTAACCAACGCTCTTTGGGTCGAACGCCTAATTTAACGTTTAGGGTTAAATTCTGA